One Phaseolus vulgaris cultivar G19833 chromosome 4, P. vulgaris v2.0, whole genome shotgun sequence DNA window includes the following coding sequences:
- the LOC137838721 gene encoding uncharacterized protein — protein MKKLVEGVSSLAATNQAGRSYATGAGLQAEKEVKNDFTLEMDGESHPNKTTNTTGMTGPDWSHSFTDHIMDTPLPDKWKGFNRDRYDGTTDPDEHVDAYTTHMSLYTTDDAVLCRVFPTSLKGGAVSWFTKLPANSIDCFETLMAKFDVQFATSRPHHLTSIALVGIRQEKGESLRTFIDRLSKTAISIRNLSPEVAMHHMLTALRPGPFADSLCMQPTTSLDDLKHRASKFMQLEELREFRNNARAEANGEKKEDRERQGRSRAGRDQRRDNRGPRFSRYTPLNADRSKILQEALSAELIPPPRRALSLENADRSKRCRYHKNIGHSTEECQALKDKIEELIQA, from the coding sequence ATGAAGAAGTTGGTTGAAGGGGTGTCGTCCCTCGCCGCGACCAACCAGGCTGGCAGGTCCTACGCCACGGGTGCCGGCCTCCAGGCCGAGAAGGAGGTGAAAAATGATTTCACTCTGGAGATGGATGGGGAGTCCCACCCTAACAAAACGACTAACACTACCGGCATGACGGGCCCGGATTGGAGCCATTCTTTTACTGACCACATTATGGATACCCCCCTTCCGGACAAGTGGAAAGGTTTCAACAGGGATCGGTATGATGGGACGACCGACCCAGACGAGCACGTGGACGCGTACACAACCCACATGAGCTTGTACACCACGGATGACGCGGTCTTGTGCCGAGTCTTCCCCACCTCCCTAAAGGGAGGAGCCGTGAGTTGGTTCACCAAACTCCCTGCAAATTCGATAGACTGTTTCGAGACCCTGATGGCAAAATTTGACGTTCAGTTTGCAACAAGCCGTCCCCACCACCTAACATCCATAGCACTAGTCGGCATTCGCCAAGAAAAGGGAGAATCCCTAAGAACATTCATCGATCGGTTAAGCAAAACTGCCATAAGCATTCGCAACCTCAGCCCCGAGGTGGCaatgcaccacatgctgaccGCTCTGCGTCCCGGCCCGTTCGCCGACAGCCTGTGTATGCAGCCAACAACTAGTCTCGACGATCTTAAACACCGGGCATCGAAATTCATGCAGCTCGAAGAACTCCGCGAGTTCAGAAACAACGCCCGGGCCGAGGCAAATGGAGAAAAAAAGGAAGACAGAGAACGACAAGGAAGGTCCCGGGCTGGCCGGGATCAAAGGAGGGACAACCGAGGACCTCGTTTCTCCCGCTACACACCTCTGAACGCTGATAGGAGCAAAATTCTGCAAGAGGCCCTAAGCGCCGAGTTGATACCACCACCCCGAAGGGCCCTGAGCCTAGAGAATGCTGACCGCAGTAAAAGGTGCCGGTACCATAAGAATATCGGCCACTCCACCGAGGAATGCCAAGCTCTGAAAGACAAGATAGAAGAGCTCATTCAGGCCTGA